A window from Mesorhizobium sp. WSM2240 encodes these proteins:
- a CDS encoding NlpC/P60 family protein: MNYKHLLGRKFIWQQQDCYALLRDFYRDVFQIELPNYARPDDFWQTGLNLFFDSSRDAGFYELNVHPSQYKFGDVVVSAIDSGFGNHCAIFVENGRIIHHLYNRLSEGPVPFKGLVRNTCVGVYRHKDVPDLAVLETEVADIRSFLSPKKQKLLDELRATHSGPQSETN; encoded by the coding sequence ATGAACTACAAACACCTCCTTGGCCGCAAGTTCATTTGGCAACAGCAGGATTGCTACGCGCTCCTGCGCGACTTCTACCGAGACGTATTCCAGATCGAATTGCCGAACTATGCGCGGCCGGACGACTTCTGGCAGACCGGCCTCAATCTCTTTTTCGACAGCTCAAGAGACGCCGGCTTCTACGAACTAAACGTTCATCCGAGCCAGTACAAGTTCGGCGACGTTGTGGTCTCAGCGATCGACTCCGGTTTTGGAAATCACTGCGCCATCTTCGTTGAAAACGGTCGCATCATCCACCACCTTTACAACAGACTTTCGGAGGGTCCCGTGCCTTTCAAAGGACTGGTTCGGAACACCTGTGTTGGGGTCTACCGCCACAAGGATGTTCCCGATCTAGCCGTTCTGGAAACAGAGGTCGCGGACATCCGCAGCTTCCTGTCTCCCAAGAAGCAGAAATTGTTGGATGAACTTCGAGCAACTCATTCCGGACCTCAAAGCGAAACGAACTGA
- a CDS encoding phage tail protein — translation MKPFAGNFGGGDAPENTPDTYYSSDIIEVILGLTEGPIKGLKSGTAKNFYVGETPLLNSNGSENFTDFTLNIHKGSSTGELIVPRLGGQSTSVTVNTSLSQDIAVIRQGTQLDIDWVELRFVINALFRGTDEGQRSKELKIQVEYKPSDQSEWLPGILYSQKGTTTEETPNSLTIIHSGDIKAVTTAARQQVLYDQTAEPVPTEDERSLADVYGHRVWWLDDNGALRFYSNADFFSPDNLTSEAVGTGRVNITFEDANYIALIDPTRAIPERRFFHWATGTPTGAVLGDLWYNNAVLRWFNGASWVTTLSPTGTYDPTAGHNVISSDGVLRMNEKITSNAVKEVKIKVPRIGVPYDIRVTKLTHDTEDTEDDRTDVTFESFQEIKAEPMLFPNLAVAHLLGRATDQFSSVPQFSGVYEGLLVKVPSNYDPVARTYDGAWDGTWKIAYTNNPAYVGNDLVMNDRYGMNSTYPVELEPTDVYEAGVWCDLERGDSGKPLFTFNQLIQEPQTARELATYIFGIFGGRFFDDGNGYARLRIDNDTPAVHLFAKENIKEGVFKYSYTEMEGRKNDYTVSFKNPALFYKEDRRRVRSQEMIDAYGRAPDEFIAVGCNNADEAIFRATVKLISDQTEVETVTFETAREGLYLEPYDIILVSDDAMDDVTTGRIVGTSGSDTLLLRDFVYLEAGFDHEVVINREGFELATFEIDPTSVGVSTKTLKIVGVLPTDLPDQAVFSIGLDAKPYRVLGIAPGEGKDSEESVIITGLEVNRTKYAEAAGQAEAVQVEIPEFSTNLSAVANARLTPSTEVRLGRSVQNLLLTYDAHPNKFVRSYTIASRFNDDPWRYHGDVRTTRFELADVLQGRYIFSIQANSMMGQRSAITYVDIDLSGEVREVAPVTNLVLVNEIGVDGSNHLFEERDAHLQWNKGEPNPAQASYRVEIYDSGEELLRSEFVVEPKFTYTGPQMFADGATRQMKVRVTAFDLFGNSSEPAILLIKNPAPAAPAVSAENGFGSVQFNWPTDNVADYAGSLVWISPTSGIDPTSRPADYELVGNQVVVPLSPDTGRYARVALFDTMGKQELNYSAEVYAEAYLVVDVEAPATPTGLVLSSVITDGVCKLTATCNANTEADLAGYIFEIKEGAGNYVGFPTNEARYEWTVKAGVAYTVTVLAFDQAQNKSNRTAEVAHTAALDTVPPATPTGLNALGGFEVIWLKLNRNGEADFSHYEIYQHTASTPEPDAGTVATYTSRSENNPISGFTGVQQLWFWVRAVDTSGNKSAWSASVEGTTVDIDTDITTEDLAGLIDATSFAAGLYAPGVGATLPATPFTDTTPKTFYLTTDQKIYEQKADGSGWIVSSDVSLIVGQIKTGQIEVGAVGADQIASNAVLTKHLLIGNMNNLVTNSQFITGDLSDWSEYYNPDGITVEDAGAAGVPASAPARKVVKYVPSSTLNTAVFSNGGAHNDPDAGILVTPGEKYYFAIDYAEDAGSVNFFRMYAYYRNVDGTYSSQLEYLPASTSWIRHGVTFTVPVGAYKMHMYLIAVTGSSGNRYWCNPTVNRVSGTVLIEDGAITAEKVTTGELITLSAQIKDAIIKNAHISDLSAEKLIAGSALANTITVDGRSIGSVAKSDILFDDVSQDWTLGSGYGSGSYSTDAVATGTRRLLQNADGYRYWYCPNRVAFDPSKLYRVTFRIKRIGGDDTGTVYAGLRGFNAAGTSVATGWSVLSAKAQSSIASATWTEFVGYVKGVATAQQSGLGTIATPKAMIDTTRFIEPVILFNYNLTSGGCSMALDSVKIEVVTEEAAELVNAGSTKIDPGMITISGGTTLASWRHGTDQTKIDGGNIYANSITANSLNIGQRGIEIMQLEFEHNKPSTNQLSWTAGTITYINDANASAFSSITAGSVTHTGPTVYIYWAKGATTLSTTTVQATAQGANNVILAIYRGGTDLTANYGRTIIDGSGIKANTVDTLQLKANAVDATIIKADAVEGYHIKANSITAREMVLTNFTNLIPNGNFGTGDLSSWRGWATPTAITVPASTSWPAKHACLLNNNASDVSIFSHGDYRDDAAGIPVSAGEQYLLGADFWVNSSTTCYLYAYFKKNDATYTSISYAIPVAGSWNRRTLALTVPAGCVKMHMYVRRTGGGTGHMYFTNAFINRRMDAELVVDGAITANHITVTNLAAISATLGAVNISAAIIGTLQVQTANIANLAVDTIKVKDGAITSIATAFTAAAVNCPEGAERILQTLAISVNNSNSKVSVNFSCNLVATTDNLFKYTDANSSSICDLRLYRDNVLVHTVRIWQFLYMSDNGFVSVHVGNTAFILDYTDTAVAAGSRTYQVRAYYDQRNFDIENRMLRVMDVKK, via the coding sequence ATGAAGCCTTTTGCCGGCAACTTTGGCGGTGGGGACGCTCCGGAAAATACTCCGGACACCTACTACAGCAGCGACATCATTGAGGTCATCCTTGGCCTCACTGAAGGCCCGATCAAGGGTCTGAAGAGTGGCACGGCAAAAAACTTCTACGTCGGCGAGACCCCGCTGCTCAACTCGAACGGCAGCGAAAACTTCACCGACTTCACCCTCAACATCCACAAAGGCTCGAGCACTGGTGAGCTGATCGTCCCACGCCTGGGCGGGCAGAGCACCAGCGTTACGGTCAACACCTCGCTCTCGCAGGATATCGCTGTCATCCGCCAGGGGACGCAGCTGGATATCGACTGGGTGGAACTCCGCTTCGTCATCAACGCATTGTTTCGAGGTACCGACGAGGGACAGCGCTCCAAGGAGCTCAAGATCCAGGTCGAGTACAAGCCCTCGGACCAGAGCGAGTGGCTCCCTGGCATCCTCTACTCCCAGAAGGGAACCACGACCGAGGAGACCCCCAACTCCCTGACGATCATCCATAGCGGCGACATCAAGGCAGTGACCACCGCTGCCCGCCAGCAGGTGCTTTACGATCAGACTGCCGAGCCAGTTCCGACCGAAGACGAGAGATCTCTCGCGGACGTCTATGGTCACCGTGTCTGGTGGCTCGATGATAATGGCGCTCTCCGCTTCTACTCGAACGCGGACTTCTTTTCGCCCGACAATCTTACGAGCGAGGCGGTTGGCACCGGCCGCGTGAACATCACGTTCGAGGACGCGAACTACATCGCCCTGATCGACCCCACCCGTGCAATCCCGGAACGCAGGTTCTTCCACTGGGCGACCGGCACTCCGACTGGGGCGGTGCTGGGCGACCTTTGGTACAACAATGCGGTCCTCCGCTGGTTCAACGGTGCGTCCTGGGTCACCACACTGTCCCCCACCGGCACCTACGATCCGACCGCGGGGCACAACGTTATCTCCTCGGACGGCGTCCTGCGCATGAACGAGAAGATCACATCTAACGCCGTGAAAGAGGTGAAGATCAAGGTTCCGCGGATCGGTGTCCCGTACGATATCCGCGTTACCAAGCTCACGCACGACACCGAGGATACCGAGGACGACCGAACGGATGTGACGTTCGAGTCGTTCCAGGAGATCAAAGCGGAACCGATGCTGTTCCCCAACCTGGCTGTGGCACACCTCCTTGGCCGCGCCACGGACCAGTTCTCCTCGGTGCCTCAATTCTCAGGCGTCTACGAAGGCTTGCTGGTCAAGGTGCCGTCGAACTACGACCCGGTTGCCCGCACCTATGACGGCGCCTGGGATGGCACCTGGAAGATCGCCTACACCAACAACCCGGCCTACGTCGGCAACGACCTGGTCATGAACGACCGCTACGGCATGAACTCGACCTATCCGGTCGAGCTCGAACCGACTGACGTCTACGAAGCCGGCGTGTGGTGTGACCTGGAGCGTGGCGACAGTGGTAAGCCTCTGTTCACCTTCAACCAGCTGATCCAGGAACCGCAGACGGCGCGTGAGCTCGCCACTTACATCTTCGGCATCTTTGGTGGCCGCTTCTTCGACGATGGCAACGGCTACGCTCGGCTGCGCATCGACAACGATACACCGGCCGTCCACCTGTTCGCCAAGGAGAACATCAAAGAGGGCGTCTTCAAATACTCCTACACGGAGATGGAAGGGCGCAAGAACGACTATACCGTGTCGTTCAAGAACCCCGCTCTCTTCTACAAAGAGGATCGCCGTCGCGTCCGGTCCCAGGAGATGATCGACGCCTATGGCCGCGCGCCCGACGAGTTCATTGCAGTTGGCTGTAACAACGCCGATGAGGCTATCTTCCGCGCTACGGTCAAGCTGATCTCCGACCAGACCGAGGTTGAGACGGTCACGTTCGAGACCGCGCGCGAGGGTCTGTATCTCGAACCCTACGACATCATCCTGGTCAGCGACGACGCAATGGATGACGTGACCACTGGGCGTATCGTCGGCACCAGCGGTTCCGACACCCTCCTGTTACGTGATTTCGTCTACCTCGAAGCCGGCTTCGACCATGAGGTCGTGATCAACCGCGAGGGCTTCGAGCTTGCCACGTTCGAGATCGACCCAACGTCGGTCGGCGTGTCGACCAAGACTCTCAAGATCGTCGGCGTGTTGCCAACCGATCTTCCAGACCAGGCGGTGTTCTCCATCGGCCTGGACGCCAAGCCGTACCGCGTCCTGGGCATCGCTCCCGGCGAGGGCAAGGACAGCGAAGAGAGCGTCATCATCACGGGGCTCGAGGTCAATCGGACGAAGTACGCCGAAGCCGCTGGTCAGGCCGAAGCGGTCCAGGTCGAGATCCCGGAATTTAGCACCAATCTCTCGGCGGTGGCGAATGCTCGTCTCACGCCTAGCACCGAGGTTCGTCTTGGTCGGTCGGTCCAGAACCTGCTCCTGACTTACGACGCGCACCCGAACAAGTTCGTGCGCAGCTACACGATTGCATCCCGCTTCAACGACGACCCGTGGCGGTATCACGGCGATGTGCGGACCACCCGGTTCGAGCTCGCCGACGTCCTACAGGGCCGATACATCTTCAGCATCCAGGCCAATTCGATGATGGGGCAGCGTTCGGCGATCACCTATGTCGACATTGATCTGTCTGGCGAGGTCCGCGAGGTGGCTCCGGTCACCAACCTGGTGTTGGTCAACGAGATTGGAGTTGATGGAAGCAACCACCTCTTCGAAGAGAGGGATGCCCATCTGCAGTGGAACAAGGGCGAGCCCAACCCCGCCCAAGCTTCTTACCGTGTCGAGATCTACGATAGCGGTGAGGAGCTTCTCCGGTCGGAGTTCGTCGTCGAGCCGAAGTTCACCTACACCGGCCCGCAGATGTTCGCTGACGGCGCCACCCGTCAGATGAAGGTCAGGGTTACCGCCTTCGACCTTTTTGGCAACTCCTCCGAGCCGGCGATCCTCTTAATCAAGAACCCGGCGCCTGCAGCCCCTGCGGTGTCGGCCGAGAATGGTTTTGGCAGCGTCCAGTTCAATTGGCCGACTGATAACGTAGCGGACTACGCAGGCTCGCTCGTGTGGATCTCCCCCACCTCCGGCATCGATCCGACCTCCCGGCCGGCTGACTACGAGCTCGTGGGCAACCAAGTCGTGGTGCCCCTGTCACCTGACACCGGCCGGTACGCCCGCGTGGCGCTGTTCGATACCATGGGCAAGCAGGAGCTGAACTACAGCGCCGAGGTGTACGCCGAGGCGTACTTGGTTGTCGACGTCGAGGCACCGGCCACCCCGACCGGCCTGGTGCTGTCGTCGGTCATCACCGATGGCGTCTGCAAGCTGACGGCGACCTGTAACGCCAACACCGAGGCCGACCTCGCCGGCTACATCTTCGAGATCAAGGAAGGCGCCGGCAACTACGTCGGCTTCCCGACCAACGAGGCTCGATACGAGTGGACCGTCAAGGCTGGCGTTGCTTACACGGTTACCGTCCTGGCGTTCGATCAAGCTCAGAATAAGTCCAACCGTACGGCGGAAGTCGCCCACACGGCGGCGCTCGACACAGTCCCACCGGCCACCCCGACTGGTCTGAATGCTCTCGGTGGCTTCGAGGTCATCTGGCTCAAACTCAACCGCAACGGCGAAGCGGACTTCTCGCACTACGAGATCTATCAGCACACGGCCTCAACACCAGAACCAGATGCCGGCACCGTCGCGACCTACACCTCGCGCTCGGAAAACAACCCGATCAGTGGCTTCACGGGCGTCCAGCAACTCTGGTTCTGGGTCCGCGCCGTCGACACCTCTGGAAACAAGAGCGCCTGGTCGGCGAGTGTCGAGGGCACGACCGTCGACATCGATACAGACATCACGACTGAAGACCTCGCCGGCCTGATCGACGCGACTTCGTTCGCAGCCGGCCTCTACGCGCCTGGTGTGGGCGCCACCTTGCCGGCTACACCATTCACCGACACCACACCCAAGACCTTTTACCTGACCACCGACCAAAAGATCTACGAGCAGAAGGCCGATGGATCAGGCTGGATCGTCAGCAGCGACGTTTCGCTTATCGTCGGCCAGATCAAGACCGGTCAGATCGAGGTTGGCGCTGTCGGCGCGGACCAGATCGCGTCCAACGCGGTGCTCACGAAGCACCTGCTGATCGGCAACATGAATAACCTGGTAACGAACTCGCAGTTCATTACCGGGGACTTGAGTGATTGGAGCGAATACTACAATCCAGACGGCATCACCGTCGAGGACGCAGGAGCGGCTGGTGTTCCCGCCAGTGCTCCTGCTCGAAAGGTCGTAAAATACGTCCCAAGTTCTACCCTAAATACCGCTGTCTTCTCGAACGGTGGCGCGCATAATGACCCTGATGCCGGCATTCTCGTCACTCCAGGAGAGAAATACTACTTCGCGATAGATTACGCGGAGGATGCTGGCTCGGTCAACTTCTTCCGCATGTACGCCTATTATAGGAATGTTGACGGAACCTATTCGAGCCAACTAGAATATCTCCCAGCATCTACATCTTGGATTAGGCACGGAGTGACATTTACTGTCCCGGTCGGCGCCTACAAGATGCACATGTATCTTATCGCTGTCACCGGGAGCTCCGGCAATCGGTATTGGTGCAATCCGACCGTCAACCGCGTCTCTGGAACCGTCCTGATCGAAGACGGCGCGATCACCGCCGAGAAGGTCACGACCGGCGAGCTGATCACGCTCTCGGCGCAGATCAAGGACGCGATCATCAAGAACGCGCATATCAGCGATCTTTCCGCCGAGAAACTAATTGCCGGCAGTGCGCTTGCCAACACGATCACCGTTGACGGTCGTTCAATCGGCTCGGTCGCGAAGTCGGATATTCTGTTCGACGACGTTTCGCAGGACTGGACGCTAGGGAGCGGCTACGGCTCGGGCAGCTATAGCACAGACGCGGTCGCAACCGGCACCCGGCGTCTTTTGCAGAACGCCGATGGTTACCGTTACTGGTATTGCCCCAACAGGGTAGCCTTTGACCCCTCGAAGCTTTACCGGGTCACGTTCCGTATTAAGCGCATTGGCGGTGATGACACCGGGACCGTATACGCCGGCCTTCGTGGCTTCAACGCCGCGGGAACGTCCGTCGCCACTGGCTGGAGCGTCCTTAGCGCCAAGGCACAGTCGTCGATCGCCAGTGCTACATGGACGGAGTTCGTCGGCTACGTAAAGGGTGTAGCCACCGCGCAGCAGTCGGGCCTCGGAACTATCGCTACCCCGAAGGCTATGATCGACACCACGCGGTTCATCGAGCCCGTCATCCTATTCAACTACAACCTAACCTCGGGCGGCTGCTCGATGGCGCTCGACAGTGTGAAGATCGAGGTCGTCACCGAGGAGGCGGCCGAACTCGTCAACGCCGGCAGCACCAAGATCGACCCCGGCATGATCACGATCTCCGGTGGGACGACGCTTGCCAGCTGGCGGCACGGCACCGATCAGACCAAGATCGACGGTGGTAATATCTACGCCAACTCGATCACCGCCAACTCGCTGAATATCGGCCAGCGGGGCATCGAGATCATGCAGCTCGAGTTCGAGCATAACAAGCCCTCGACCAACCAGCTCTCCTGGACGGCCGGCACGATCACCTACATCAACGATGCTAACGCTTCGGCCTTCTCGTCAATCACCGCTGGTTCCGTCACCCATACCGGCCCAACTGTTTACATCTACTGGGCCAAGGGCGCGACCACGCTCTCGACCACCACGGTTCAGGCAACGGCACAGGGTGCGAACAACGTCATTCTGGCGATCTACCGCGGTGGCACCGATCTCACCGCCAACTACGGTCGGACGATCATCGACGGCTCCGGCATCAAGGCCAATACCGTCGACACGCTGCAGCTGAAGGCCAACGCGGTCGACGCCACGATTATCAAGGCCGACGCCGTCGAGGGTTATCATATCAAGGCGAACTCGATCACCGCCCGTGAAATGGTGCTGACGAACTTCACCAACCTGATCCCGAACGGCAACTTTGGTACGGGCGACCTGTCCAGCTGGCGCGGATGGGCCACGCCGACCGCGATTACGGTTCCGGCCAGCACCAGCTGGCCTGCCAAACACGCTTGTCTGCTGAACAACAATGCATCAGACGTGTCGATCTTCTCGCACGGCGACTACCGCGATGATGCGGCTGGCATCCCGGTGAGCGCCGGAGAGCAGTATCTTCTTGGGGCGGACTTCTGGGTCAATTCTTCAACCACCTGCTATCTCTACGCCTACTTCAAGAAGAACGATGCCACCTATACCAGTATTTCCTATGCGATCCCTGTTGCCGGCTCCTGGAACAGGCGCACGCTGGCGCTCACCGTCCCGGCTGGCTGCGTGAAGATGCACATGTATGTCCGTCGTACGGGCGGCGGCACGGGGCATATGTATTTCACCAACGCCTTCATCAACCGGCGCATGGATGCGGAACTGGTCGTTGATGGCGCGATCACGGCCAATCATATCACCGTCACCAACCTGGCCGCGATCAGCGCCACTCTCGGCGCCGTCAACATCAGTGCGGCGATCATCGGCACGCTCCAGGTGCAGACCGCGAACATCGCTAACCTGGCCGTCGACACCATCAAGGTGAAAGACGGGGCAATCACCAGCATCGCCACGGCATTCACCGCCGCTGCTGTCAACTGCCCTGAAGGCGCTGAAAGGATACTCCAGACCCTCGCCATATCGGTCAACAACTCAAACAGTAAGGTGAGCGTCAACTTCTCGTGTAACTTGGTTGCGACCACCGATAACCTGTTCAAATACACCGACGCCAATAGTAGTAGTATTTGTGATCTCCGGCTCTACAGGGACAACGTGCTCGTTCACACTGTTAGGATTTGGCAGTTCCTCTACATGTCGGACAATGGCTTCGTCTCGGTCCATGTCGGCAACACAGCATTTATCTTGGACTACACGGATACGGCGGTCGCGGCGGGTTCGCGAACTTACCAGGTCCGGGCTTATTACGATCAACGAAACTTTGACATCGAGAACAGAATGCTTCGAGTTATGGACGTGAAGAAATGA